The window ctcggctcgaatttggagcgctacggagtaagtgaggaagagggagacaggcgtggggaaagagagagacagcgctattgctccaaatcgaggagtgggggtctgcactctggtcaaccaagcgaagtcgtcttttgcaccgtgcacagtgcatgcacccagCTGATAACAGCCGGTAGGACAGGGTCGgtcaactggctggcgtgtgatgtaagagagaccgtgtgacgtcggagagaccatgtgacgtaagagcgcagaaggtggggagccgctgtcgtagactggagacgaagagacagcctcgctttgtagtaaacacgtgaagtgtcatacatgctggtggctacggcttttatagacatttttcacaaaaagccacacaaatccttatttaaaaatttatctcttagttctctatcacactgtaaatctaataactctaattGTAGTcctagatcaacgttatctgcaacaactgaaaatggcgtggttaaaagttgaatataagtttccagacactccaaagtgttaaatctaggatcaaattccgaataaagtttttttttatgattttgacatacctattaatatcctcagccgtatggtgttaatggtacagtacagtacataagtatggacgaaccgggcacatcacggtacgagaagctatctacgcctccgatctttttatctttacgggaagatctatatttatttgttgaaaatgataggattgctacagctaaatgtttagtttgtagaaaagagctacggtatgtaaaaatatataatttacaacgccactacagtttgtaccacgctgcagattatgatcagtatcaagtcgaggaaagggtacgtgtaattacagaactaaaaggtaaattaaataaccatgtcgagcattcgatcagtaattcagcagttcgactgagttataaaatttcatatttaattgcaaagaaacttaaatcgttcagtggtggtgaattcgtaaaggaatgtttgattctagcaggtgaggagttttgtctaaatatcattcatgagttcgaagctaccagcttgtccgcgcacacagtgtcgacaaaaattcaagacctatctgatgatgtccacctacaatttttagaactgacaaaaagcttccagGCATACTCtttagcaattgacgagggcacagatatttctgacacggcccagctagccgttttcatacgaggggttgacaaaaactttacaatttgggaggaaatactggatttagtgcctatgaagaataccacgaaaggcatcgacattttcaactgcattgtaagtgttgttgaaaattcttctttgccatggaacaaactagtttcaatagcaacagatggtgcaccttctatggtagggcgcaattctggagtagttgggctcataatatttcaaaaaaggtttccccgattgcatacgtttgcagcgagaatgttgaatattttcggttccacgtatgcctgtgaacgaatcttttctattttaaatcaacaaaaccaaaacattgaagccagttgtcagatcacgatttgaagtgtgctcttaaacttagcgtttcctcaaacattaactccaaatattgcaaaactagtaaacgaaacaagactacaaagatcaaagaaacccacgagtgccaactgagtatcgatatcatgagataacacgtatgttttgagtttacagattactctctgtactatttgcGTTGTAAAACCGTGCCGTTTGTTATTATTAGCACTATTTTTACAGTGGgtgattgtaaaacacagcaattttgtgttcaatatcagttccgaagattcatcggaaaaagctagtttagtttgtatatgtagaacttttttttttttttttttgctacttgctttacgtcgcaccgacacagataggtcttatggcgacgatgggatgggaaaggcctcggagttggaaggaagcggccgtggccttaattaaggtacagacccagcatttgcctggtgtgaaaatgggaaaccacggaaaaccattttcagggctgtcgacagtggggctcgaactcacgatctcccggatgcaagctcacagccgcgcgcctctacgcgcacggccaactcgcccggtatatgtagaaataaagttgctttataacttatatgttaattcataacaaagttacgttacaataaatcatgtggagagaaatatgtactacacataccgcgttgtactacctgcagcccttgggcctccctctacgaatgaagttgcgccctcgcccctctagccttcacttctgtTACAGTattaagtacttcgtttcgctgcccgagcagagtgtgttacgtgttacctgacatcacacgtacacgcagttggctgaccctgcggTAGGAAGTCCAAGCAGCGTTCCAATTTAAGGTAACGTTAATCTGTGCAGATTAACTACACTTCAAGAAGATGAGAAACCtccgtagtggtggtggtgattattttaagaggaagtacaacttggcaaccatcctctatataacactaatcagaggaaaaatagaagggatccgacacttcgaaaaatgaagatatcggccaaaggaagacaagggccacgaagggcataaaaatgaaagactccctagccctcgcaaacctaatagcgtcggggtcggaaaagaacaagagttgaccaagggaggtcggataggataggtgaaagtgaggagcctggcacaagtaagtggaagcaatgccaggactcagctaagggccccgtggtcgtcaacccacgctccaaagttcagagcccctggggccccttttagtcgccttttacgacaggcaggggataccgtgggtgttattctaccgcccccacccacagggggaaaacctCCGTAGGAGTTGTATTTAGCGTAAATGTCAATAGCTTCCTTTATTTTCGATTTCATAGTCACTTAAATTGTAATTGCGTTCCAACAGCAAATCTCACAATCTCTTATTTACAATTAAAGAATAGAATTTTGTTTGTTGTCCAATGCAGTAATTTAATTATTTCATCAAGTTAAGTCCAAGTAAACCCATTTTCATAGTGGGAATCAAACCACCATATCCTTTTCCGAAACCTCTATCATGTTGTCAAGTAATTTATTACCCCACATCTTCGAGAATTATAACAGTCATGCTCTATCTAATTGTTACTTTTATTAGTAACTGGCGCCCATTAACTATTAAAATACTTGTATACCTGTTTTTTAAGGTGTAATAATCAATTTTATAACTGTAATAATGAAAGCATAGTCTATGATAAATAAGAATTATAAGTTAGCTTGTCATGTGGACAATACAGAGTATCGCACAATAGTATGGCATATCGTAGGATAAAACCAAAGTGTGAAGTGTCCATTTTTGAACGTCGCAAGTATTTTCCTCCTTATGAGTTTGCTAACTTTTATCATTACTGGTTTCGTCTACACATTTTTCTCAGCAATATACAAAGCAACAATTTGTCACAATCCTCACTCGTCGACATATTTGCTTCACGACTGGTGCAAACCTCGTTATTAGTGTGGCTAACATTCGCCCCATTGGTGGCTGTCATGCACGACTGCAGTGACCAGTGGCCCCGTGGTGCGTTGGTCACTGGTAGTGGCCTCGTGTTAATCAGCTTTAAGTTTCATCGATTAACTAATTAACTAATAACATCATTTGCTATGCAATTAggatttgtttttacaattggctttacgtcgcaccgacacagataggtcttacgacgacgaaagtagggctctctaaagactaggtatgctcgcccgccattatggttcattcctgcagtacgttggtaaggcagttgaccgccccagccttgtatatccctctttctTACTCTTCTCCGCGCTAGAAAATAATGGTAAACTAGCATActataaaaatactcattctcagtattactcaaacagttactcaacataaatattagtatatttcttaTATTATTGCGAAATTTTTTACTCGAGAttgtgattgtaaaagcaaggtcgttgataatttgcctttcaacaaacaaactaggcatgtactctcactggagaaatattagaaaaaatagcttactaataaatctgtttattattattattattattattattattattattattattattaatattattgataagtagaatagattattcgtaagctatgcgccgcagtaccgtcaaatgaaatgagggacaccgtggtattgatataggctactgtcattcttaaatcgtgaaatttgacgtggtaatcggtcagtgtcgaatatatataaattgtgatagaataTTTTggtaccatatgatctcagtcggtatttcatacttgtgtgaaactgattcagcgctattttcagtgttgtcgaaataataagaaaaataacgctgaaatgtaatgtacgaagacgaacacacccaagtaactgggagtctttatttctttcttctaaaatttagtccctttccttatttaccagtattaaaaaatacattatcaaaagaaacttaatttttggtaagtgttatgaatctcatcatcTTAAGCAGTTGtgatgaacagaggattttattttattcaaccgaacattcatgaaacacatgttatgttattataaattatattcaggaagaaaataggaatagagtaactactaacaattttcttcatttaaatTACTGAAAGTTGGAGAACATTTACTGGTATATTTATCACTCAAAATGTTCTCCATTAcaagtccctatagaagacctcacagttacaaattaatttcataacttcacaattttgtttctttagaccaccacatttaaaaaaaatacgagTGATTCAgaacttgagtcagaaagctcatagtttaaaacctgtctgcatataggcctaacagatcttggttttcaataattcCATTATTGTTGTactaggtaaaatgaaatggcgtatggcttttagtgccgggagtgtccgaggacatgttcggctcgccaggtgcaggtcttttgatttgacgctcgtaggcgacctgcgcgtcatgatgaggatgaaattatgatgaagacggcacacacacccagtccccgtgccagcggaattaaccaatgatggttaaaattcccgatcctagcgggaatcgaacccgggacccctgtgaccaaaggccagcacgctaaccatttagccatggagccggacgttgtacTAGGTACCACCAGTGTTAAacaaaattatttctgtcatattaagttttgacaaatattgtaactgtggtgtttggatgttgaactcctgttgccggactttgggggcagaactgaccAGTGAATGATCGATGTTACTGagttaaggggtgtagtaatgtcagttgGAGCTAGATGCTGGATTAAGTCagtagttgaagtagaaggtgtagcagagggagtggaggcataatgcagatcagaagggaacctaaacaacctgtatcctgaagtagagacattactacaattaggtgcagaacaacccaccattatgtaataaatatccacacaaaaatatagcactattctgtgcACGCAAGCGGTGATTAAAACAATATATTCGAAgtgagcgctcgtaggagaaactagagtttgatcacatagcccattgcgcatgtatgaaccaaaatggcggctaagcatacccatcttatagagccttagacgaaaggataggaaaggcctaggagtgggaaggaagcggtcatggccttaattaaggtacagtcccgacatttgcctggtgtaaaaattggaaaccacggaaaaccatcttcagggctgccgacagtgggattcgaaccccttatctcccggatgcaagctcacagccgcgtgaccctaaccgcacggccaattcgcccggtcggaGGAAAAAAAGGACAGTCGTATGACATGGAGACTGATAACATCACAGACAGTCACAATATGCCTGCAAGACGTGCGAGTTGAGAGGTCTGACAATTGGTCTTCATTGATGcatttgaagaaaaattaaaaacgatctattttaactgttttattatCTACCTAACCATCTCAAATGAAATGCCATTCTATATTAGTCCATGAATATGTAACGCTTCATACTCTTTGATGCATTGTTTGTTGCGGTAATAATAATGGCCCTGTTAACGTATCGCAGGAAACGGTCCAGTATCCAATGGGTAAAAAATCGATTGAATGCCCAATCATCAAACATGAATTAATTCGCCATCATCTAAATTCTGTTTACACATAAACGATGGACTTCATATGAATTTTGGTTTGGTTGATTAAATTATTCCCCGATGATGGCGTCTATTACTTTTGGTATGTCACGAAATCTTTTGTTTAGAAGAATACGCTTCCTACTGGTTAGGCATGCTAGTGAAGATGCAGCAGAAGCAAGTGCAGGAGAAGGGAAGAAAGGACTGGTTGTTGGACTTTACACCGATCCTGAGACTAAGGAGGGCAAACTTACCGGTGTTGGCCAGAAAATTAACGCTATGATAGGTAATAAGATGGACGATTTACTCAAAGAAGGCAAAGGGCTAAGATTAGGAAAAGCAACGCTATTTGAAAACCTAGATGGTGAGTTTAATACAGTAGCCGTGGTTGGTCTCGGACCTGAAGGCGTAGGTtataatgaattagaaaatctagACGAAAATAAAGAAAACACCCGAATTGCCTCTGGAGCAGGGGTTCGAAGGCTACAAACACAAGGAGTGGAACATGTATACGTCGAGAAACTTGGCTGTCCAGAAGCTGCTGCGGAAGGTGCTGCATTGGCTTCCTGGAGATATCAGGAGAACAAAAACAAGGAACATCAGGAACCAATACCAACTCTTCATGTATATAGTGCTGAAGACAAGGATAGTTGGCAAAGAGGAATTTTCAAGGCAGAGGCTCAAAATCTTGCGAGACGTCTGAGTGATACCCCAGCAAATTTGATGACTCCTGCTATATTCGCCCAGAATGCGGTGGACGCTCTCTGTCCATGTGGCGTTACTGTTGAGATCAGGAATAGGGACTGGATAGAAAGCAAAAGAATGCATGCTTTACTGGCTGTGGCAAGAGGTTCATGTGAGCCCCCCGTGTTTTTAGAACTTGGTTACTGCGGTGGACCGCAAGAGGAAAAACCTATAGTACTCGTCGGGAAAGGTATTACGTTTGATTCCGGTGGCTTGTGTCTCAAGCCTTGTAAAGGCATGGACGAGTTTCGCGCAGATATGGCAGGTGCAGCTGTGATTGTAGCAGTCATGAGAGCCGCAGCTGCCCTTAGTCTTCCACTCAATATTCAAGGTGTTCTTCCACTTTGTGAAAACTTATCCAGTGGTATGTCCATGCGACCAGGTGACGTAGTGGCGACTATGAACGGCAAGACCATCCGGATCGATAACACTGACAACGAGGGCAGACTCATGTTGGCAGATGCAATGATTTACGCTCAAGGAACCTTCAAACCCAAGTTACTTATTGACGTTGCCACTCTCACAGGTtagaccaaagtttccactttaaaTGCTACTTGGCTCATTTTACTCTGTATATTATCATGGGGTCTCTGGTTGAGTCAACATTGCGATAACTTAATAGTCCTGCCATTCCCCTCTGTCTTTCTTGCCTCACCTCTCTGTGCCTTTCTTGGTCCTTACCTACGCCTATACATCCTAAAATCTAATAACTTTTGCTGTTTTCAGGGATTAAAACGGCCTGTTGCTATTCCTTGATGTATGCAGTACGGTCACTTATCATTGCATCTATAGCTTGGCgcagaccagagcaaaatgtagcttctattgaagtctcagtctcatttatgagtGATGCTGAGAAATGACATTCACATTCCCCTGCCTGTCGAACGGGctctaggggctcttaacttgggatcgtCAGTTGGAGACCACGAGTCCGttttgatctttcctatttttcaaagctccactcaagcttattcttctgcttttgtcattccacgccaactcaccactacCATATAATCGAGCCTCTCGTCTCcatacttccaagtcttcccagtccaaagtttgcaacattttcataacacaactcctttgtcggaaatcaccaagaacaaatcgtgctgcttccctttgaatttttttccagttcttgtatcaagtagttctggtgagggtcccatatatacTGGAGCCAAACTCTAACTacggtctttccagagacttacacgccctttcctttacatccttttaCAACCactaatactctcataaccatgtgaagagatctccaatcaatcaatactgatctccatttagggcagtcgcccaggtggcagattccctatctgttgttctcctagccttttcttaaatgatttcaaagaaattggaaatttattaaacatctcctttggtaagttattccaatccctaactccttttcctataaattaatatttgccctaatttgtcctcttgaattccaactttatcttcatattgtg is drawn from Anabrus simplex isolate iqAnaSimp1 chromosome 1, ASM4041472v1, whole genome shotgun sequence and contains these coding sequences:
- the LOC136870769 gene encoding cytosol aminopeptidase-like, which gives rise to MASITFGMSRNLLFRRIRFLLVRHASEDAAEASAGEGKKGLVVGLYTDPETKEGKLTGVGQKINAMIGNKMDDLLKEGKGLRLGKATLFENLDGEFNTVAVVGLGPEGVGYNELENLDENKENTRIASGAGVRRLQTQGVEHVYVEKLGCPEAAAEGAALASWRYQENKNKEHQEPIPTLHVYSAEDKDSWQRGIFKAEAQNLARRLSDTPANLMTPAIFAQNAVDALCPCGVTVEIRNRDWIESKRMHALLAVARGSCEPPVFLELGYCGGPQEEKPIVLVGKGITFDSGGLCLKPCKGMDEFRADMAGAAVIVAVMRAAAALSLPLNIQGVLPLCENLSSGMSMRPGDVVATMNGKTIRIDNTDNEGRLMLADAMIYAQGTFKPKLLIDVATLTGEMRSAIGCAASGVFTNSHDMWKKLNKAGSVTGDRVWRFPLWDHFRGKITSIESADLTNVGEGPGAGPCRAAAFLREFVTCVDWIHMDIASAGMLSFEKCFAYMTPGRMTGRPTRTLVHFLYLLACTKSDK